The Leptospira tipperaryensis genomic sequence TTCCAAAGGCCTTCCGACAAAGGAAACGTTTCTATGATTGTAGAATGTAAGAGTCTGATCGAAGTGTGTGGTTCCGTCCGGCTTCGAAGGGACTTTCGCCGATCCGGAAAGATTGACCCCTCTTAGCTGATAGATCGTCCCGTCCTTTCCCGCAAAATGTCCGTTCTTTACGAATAATTCTTCCATATATATTTCCTAAGTTGAATTCTTCTGATATTTTTTTCAACAACACAAGCGACGAGTCGGTGATCGTCGTTCTATTCATTAAATTGAATTCTTGCGTCTTCGTAACCTCTGCTGATCAAATAGTCCGCCTGTACTTGCGAAAAATTTAATATACTACTAAAGCCGAGCGAGGTTCTCGGGCCGATCGTTCTAATTTTTAATTCCGGGCGATCCGCGCTCGGAATGGATAAAAGAGAAGAGAGTTTTGATTTTTTGCCTTTTCTCTTTTTCTTTTCAAAATTCATATTGGACATCACGGTTTGAAACGAACCGATGAGAGAAAGTTCAAAAACCCTTTCCAATCCTTCTCTTCTTGTTCTCGGAAGTCCCATGTCGATCCCGCCGACCGGTGAAAGTAAAACGACTACGATGTCGGTCGCCCCTCTTTCCACTGCGGGAAGAATCGGAGTGTTGGCCATCACACCACCGTCCCAGTGCGGAGCTCCGTCCACATACTGCCAGGGAAAAAACATAGGAATCGCTGACGAGGCCATGACGTGTTCGATATCGATTTCCTTGTTTCGAAAGAATACGAGTTCGGCCGTGAGAATGTTTACGGCGGTGATAATCACTTCCGTAGGATTCTTTCTCAGGTTTCGAAAGTCCAAATAGGAATAGAGAAGATTTTTGAGAGGCGTCGTATCGGTCAAAGGAGAATAACTTTTTACAAAGATATCTACGAGATCGTTCCAAATCGAATAACGCATCACCTTCTTGGCTTCGATCGACTTCCAGAGTTTGGTGATTTCGGCGGCGTTCATTCCGCAGCCCATCGCAGTCGCCGTAATAGCTCCTACAGAAGTTCCACAGATGACATCCGGTTTGAATTGAATCTCTTCTAAATATCGGAGAACCCCGGCTTGATAAGCGCCTCGGGCTCCTCCTCCGGATAGTATCAGGGCACGTTTCATTCTACCTGAATCTCAAAGGGTTCTAAAAAAGAGAAGAATTTTCGGTTGATCGGGAAGAACACTGGAAGATTAGAAAGGGGATTTGAGGGAAACCTTCTGAGCGACTGCAACGTTTCTCCGGCATCAAACTGCCGGGATCGGAAGCTCGAGAATGACCAGTTCGCGAAACTCAGAAAGGTCAGTGGTCTGATTGTATTGCAATGCCCCGACTACGGCTGTATTGCAAGTGAAACCCGGGCTATTGCTCAGCCACCTCACAGGTCAATTGTTTACAACAACTTTCATTCACTAGACCACCTCCTTTTCGTGTGGCTGCAAAATATTCTGTCTCATTAAAATGTCAAGAATTTAGAGCAAATTTTTTCGGGAATTTTCTTTCCTAAGAAACTGCCTTCACTCTGGAAATTAGAATCAGAGCGATCACGTTAAACCCTATCGCGAGGTATCCGGCTATATCATAGTTTTCGTATGGAGCCGTCGGACTCGCCGCATAAAGAATACTTCCCCCTATCGTCGCACCCAAACCGGAAGCCAAGTTTTGAAACGAAGATATGACTGTCATAAAACGTCCACGGTCTCTCGGCTCCGTGCTCGAAGTAATCAGGGCCAGCGCAGGAATCCATCTTCCGGAAACAAGAACCATAAAGAACGTAGTCAAAATCACAACGTTGACCAAGGAGGTTTTTACCAAATGGGTCATGATAAAAATGGGAACAAAGGATAAGGGAACCAGAATATAGAATACTTTGTGTTTCCCGATCTTATCCGATAAAATTCCGATCAATCTCGAAGAGAAAAGAGTCACTAAGCCGCCGAAAAAATAAATCCAAGGAATTTCATCTTTCGGAATTCCTACGTTTCTTTCCATATAAGGAGCGATAAACGGAATTACGGTAAAACCTCCCAAAATCACAAACATCATCAGCATATAAGAGGCAGTATATTTTTTGTAAGTGAGAATGCGGAAGAAGTTTAGAACCGGGTTATCACCCGCGGATTGAAACGGAGGAATATGAGGAAGGTGATAATACATCAAAACCAAAATCGGAAGACTTACGATCGCGATTCCCGCAAAAGACATGTTCCATCCGTAGTAGGAAGCGATTTTCAATCCTAAAGGAATTCCGATTACAGACGCGACGGAGAAAGCCCCCATAATCGCCCCTGTTGCCCTTCCCCTTCTTTCCATCGCAATGGCGTCTCCTACGATCGCGAAGGTCACGGAACTGAGAACTCCCCCGAAAGCGCCTGACAAAATTCTCGCGGACAAAAGAAAAAGATAAGAATCCGCAACCGCACACAACGCAGTCCCGATTATAAAACCGAAATACAAAAAGATAGCTGCCGTCTTTCGGTTGAAGCGATCGATAAAAAGAGCTCCTACGATTCCCGCCGCAAAAGCGCTGTAGGTGTAAGCGGAAATTAAGAATGAGAATTCTCTCGGATTGATATGAAACGCCTCTTGAAAATAACTTCCCAAGGGCATCATGATCACGAAGTCGAGTATGTGGGTGAATTGAATCGACGCTAAAACGAAGATCAGCATTCCTTCGGATTTGACGTATATGTTACGTGTATGTTGTGAAGACATTATATGCATAGCTTGAGAAATATCATTTTCCTGTAGATAGAAAAATGAAAAAAATGGGTTGAAGACCTTCGATTCCGAACGAGAATTCCTTTTAAAAAGGCTTCGAAAAATTGAATGAAAGTTAAATTTATTTCCGCAAATTCGGCTCTTTCCTCCGTCCAGTCGGGTCAGAGAGTTTTCGTACACAGCGTCGCGGCCGCGCCCACACTTTTGATCGACGCGTTAACCGCGCGAGCGCCCGAGCTGACTAACGTGGAAATGATTCACCTTCATACCGAAGGGACGGCGCCTTATGCCGAACCCGGAATGGAAGGACATTTTTTTGTAAATTCACTTTTCGTCTGC encodes the following:
- a CDS encoding MFS transporter; this translates as MSSQHTRNIYVKSEGMLIFVLASIQFTHILDFVIMMPLGSYFQEAFHINPREFSFLISAYTYSAFAAGIVGALFIDRFNRKTAAIFLYFGFIIGTALCAVADSYLFLLSARILSGAFGGVLSSVTFAIVGDAIAMERRGRATGAIMGAFSVASVIGIPLGLKIASYYGWNMSFAGIAIVSLPILVLMYYHLPHIPPFQSAGDNPVLNFFRILTYKKYTASYMLMMFVILGGFTVIPFIAPYMERNVGIPKDEIPWIYFFGGLVTLFSSRLIGILSDKIGKHKVFYILVPLSFVPIFIMTHLVKTSLVNVVILTTFFMVLVSGRWIPALALITSSTEPRDRGRFMTVISSFQNLASGLGATIGGSILYAASPTAPYENYDIAGYLAIGFNVIALILISRVKAVS
- a CDS encoding patatin-like phospholipase family protein, with translation MKRALILSGGGARGAYQAGVLRYLEEIQFKPDVICGTSVGAITATAMGCGMNAAEITKLWKSIEAKKVMRYSIWNDLVDIFVKSYSPLTDTTPLKNLLYSYLDFRNLRKNPTEVIITAVNILTAELVFFRNKEIDIEHVMASSAIPMFFPWQYVDGAPHWDGGVMANTPILPAVERGATDIVVVLLSPVGGIDMGLPRTRREGLERVFELSLIGSFQTVMSNMNFEKKKRKGKKSKLSSLLSIPSADRPELKIRTIGPRTSLGFSSILNFSQVQADYLISRGYEDARIQFNE